Proteins encoded within one genomic window of Methanosarcina barkeri str. Wiesmoor:
- a CDS encoding DMT family transporter — protein MTDTFKPHLELLVACVIYGTVGLYMEQLEDMSIGSIIFYRILFGLTALLFYLAVTGNLGQLALKRKKKYLLLLGVLYVLQMFSYYSAIRYLGASSAVLLLYTDPIYLTILAPLLLGEKNTGKTIFALFLGLIGVFYITRPEGGFEQLEFGSSYLKGVLFGLTGGLFSSGVIISVRYLRNEYNGLTQLFWQSTISLFFLSPFAVSVPRNVLTANLPVLILFGVLITGIGAVFYIRGVTGVNAITGSLFALLEPVSCIFFDYTILGNPIHSGMLTGCVFILAAAIVISLDDSFSLKKLFFRNKTVLGKNTSIRKKPIIRAPDK, from the coding sequence ATGACTGATACTTTTAAACCTCACCTTGAATTGCTAGTTGCATGCGTCATTTACGGCACCGTCGGACTCTACATGGAACAACTTGAGGATATGTCCATAGGCTCAATTATTTTCTACAGAATACTCTTTGGACTAACAGCCCTTTTATTCTATCTTGCAGTTACTGGGAATTTAGGCCAGTTGGCTCTTAAAAGAAAGAAGAAGTACCTGCTCCTTCTGGGAGTTCTGTATGTTTTGCAGATGTTTTCCTATTATTCGGCAATTCGTTATCTAGGGGCTTCTTCAGCCGTTCTTCTGCTCTATACGGACCCGATTTATCTGACTATTCTTGCCCCTTTGCTGCTGGGAGAAAAGAACACGGGAAAAACGATTTTTGCTCTCTTCCTCGGCTTGATCGGAGTATTCTATATAACAAGGCCGGAAGGAGGCTTTGAACAGCTTGAATTTGGCAGTAGTTATCTTAAGGGAGTGCTTTTTGGGCTTACAGGGGGTCTTTTCAGCAGTGGTGTAATTATTTCGGTTCGTTATCTCAGAAATGAATATAACGGGCTTACCCAGCTCTTCTGGCAGAGTACAATCAGCCTTTTCTTCCTTTCACCGTTTGCAGTTTCCGTTCCACGGAATGTACTCACCGCAAACCTCCCAGTCCTGATACTCTTCGGAGTATTGATTACAGGAATCGGTGCAGTGTTTTATATAAGGGGTGTAACAGGCGTGAACGCTATTACAGGCAGTCTCTTTGCTCTGCTTGAACCGGTTTCCTGTATATTCTTCGATTATACTATACTGGGAAATCCTATTCACAGTGGAATGCTTACTGGATGTGTTTTCATCCTTGCTGCAGCAATTGTAATAAGCCTTGATGATTCGTTTTCCCTGAAAAAATTGTTTTTCCGGAACAAAACAGTCCTTGGTAAAAATACTTCTATCCGAAAAAAACCGATTATAAGAGCCCCGGATAAATAA